A genomic segment from Diospyros lotus cultivar Yz01 chromosome 5, ASM1463336v1, whole genome shotgun sequence encodes:
- the LOC127801269 gene encoding LOW QUALITY PROTEIN: F-box protein At1g10780 (The sequence of the model RefSeq protein was modified relative to this genomic sequence to represent the inferred CDS: inserted 1 base in 1 codon) has protein sequence MDSLPDALIQYILSHTRNAXDVASFTCVSKRWKETMPYLRSLYFPRNLNESLKGGSRSPDDIVTQMVSLIFQLEELVVYCPFSSDGLASWLSLQGTSLRFLELRMDNLVEEQNSLDDTSKLDCIQAAWKLESLKLWGVLMTHTPKWSKFPKLRNLEIVGARLDDSALSAALQACPDLTNLSLLACEGLRSVSIELPWLEQCKLDFYGVGNCSISLVSPKLELLEVQGCSWIRVHETQCLRNLSIANNSGRVYMVDFGKLVALESLSIRGVQWCWDAISKMLQLASDVKHLYMKVEFTGDFEALLPFPEIDFVEFFNSHARLQKFDMHGAMFAALCQRNSLKNVDSRFVIPCLEEAVITVRSPLNAEQKMNTLESLIKYGKNLKKMTIRILDMKSSHSSADDFFQEICRFSCLNRKIVSIE, from the exons ATGGACTCACTGCCTGATGCTCTTATCCAATATATTTTGTCACACACAAGGAACG AAGATGTGGCATCATTTACGTGCGTTTCCAAGCGATGGAAAGAGACAATGCCTTATCTTCGGAGCCTTTACTTCCCTCGCAACCTCAATGAAAGCCTCAAGGGCGGCAGTAGAAGTCCAGACGACATCGTGACCCAAATGGTCtcattaatttttcaattggaAGAACTGGTAGTGTATTGCCCCTTCAGTAGTGATGGCCTTGCTTCATGGCTATCACTCCAAGGAACTTCTCTCAGGTTCCTTGAGCTCCGAATGGACAATCTCGTTGAAGAGCAGAACTCTCTCGATGACACCTCCAAATTGGATTGCATTCAAGCTGCATGGAAGTTGGAGTCGCTGAAACTCTGGGGCGTCCTTATGACCCACACCCCCAAGTGGAGTAAGTTTCCCAAACTTCGCAATCTTGAAATAGTTGGCGCTCGATTGGATGACTCTGCCCTATCTGCTGCGCTTCAGGCATGCCCCGACCTGACCAACCTATCGCTGCTTGCATGCGAGGGGTTGAGGTCTGTTTCAATTGAGCTTCCATGGCTAGAGCAATGCAAACTTGACTTCTATGGCGTGGGTAACTGCTCCATTTCTCTGGTTTCTCCGAAGCTTGAATTACTAGAGGTGCAAGGGTGTAGTTGGATTAGGGTTCATGAGACCCAATGTTTAAGGAATCTTTCCATTGCCAATAATTCTG GGAGAGTCTACATGGTTGATTTTGGGAAACTTGTAGCTCTTGAATCTTTGTCCATCAGAGGTGTCCAGTGGTGTTGGGATGCAATAAGCAAAATGCTCCAATTGGCAAGTGATGTGAAGCATCTATACATGAAGGTGGAATTCACTGGGGATTTTGAAGCCCTTCTCCCCTTTCCAGAGATTGACTTCGTTGAGTTCTTTAACAGCCATGCCAGGCTGCAAAAATTCGACATGCATGGCGCCATGTTTGCTGCTCTTTGCCAGAGGAACAGCttgaaaaat GTGGATTCAAGATTTGTGATTCCTTGTCTTGAGGAGGCAGTTATCACAGTTAGGTCGCCTTTGAATGCTGAACAGAAAATGAACACCCTTGAATCACTGATCAAGTATGGTAAGAATTTGAAGAAGATGACAATAAGAATCCTTGATATGAAGAGCAGCCATAGCAGTGCTGATGACTTCTTCCAGGAGATATGCAGGTTCAGTTGCCTGAACCGCAAGATTGTTTCAATAGAATAA